CACTCTACAGCATTGTTACGCCTGTTTTCGAGGCGTCCGATGAACTATGGCATTACCCCATGGTGCGCTACATGGCGCAAAACAGTTTGGGGCTGCCCCTTCAGACCCCGGGCGTTGCGACGACGTGGCGTCAGGAGGGCAGCCAACCACCCCTCTATTACATGATGGCGGCACTCCTCACGGGCTGGATCGATACCTCTGACATGGATTCCGTCAGGCGCATCAACCCCCACGCTGATATTGGCGTGATCGTCCCTGACGAAAACGCTAACATGACCATCCACAACCCGGCGGTGCGCGGGTTCCCCTGGCGCGGGACGGCGCTGGCGGTGCATTTGGCACGCTTTCTGTCCGTCCTCCTCGGCGCGGTGACTGTTCTCATGACCTACCGTCTGGCGGCGGAACTATTTCCCCCGCCATCCTTTCCCCCCTGGCTAACCCTGCTGGCCGGCGTGTTCACCGCCTTCAACCCCATGTTTCTGTTCATCAGTGGCAGCGTGAACAACGACAACCTTGCCAATGCCCTCGCTGCCGCGTTGCTCGTCCAGATTGTCCGCCTCCTCAAACGCACCGATCTCCCCACCCTCCGCGAATTAATTTGGCTCGGTGTCCTCGCTGGCGCGGGGATGCTGGCAAAGTTCAACATTGGCTTCTTGCTTCCGATTATTGCCCTTGCCCTGGGGATGTTGGCGCTGCGGCGGCGTGATCTCCGCTTTTTCCTCCGCGCCGCGCTGGTCACTGGCGGGCTGACGATCCTCATCGCGGGCTGGTGGTATCTGCGCAATTGGCAGCTTTATGGCGACCCCACAGGCTTAAATGTGTTCATCCAAATCGTTGGGGCGCGTCCCATTCCGGCGAACGCCGCCCAGTTATGGGCAGAGCGCCACACCTTCCTCATGAGCTATTGGGGCTTTTTCGGCGGCGTCAATGTCCCCCTTCCCGATGCGCTCTATACCGGATTCAACCTGATCGCGCTGATCGCCGTTGGGGGCGTGTTGGCGGTGGGTATTGTCAGTCGGCACACCCTGACCGAGATCGCCGCACCGGGGAGGTCGGCGCTTCTATTCGGACGCGCCCTAACGGTGGGCTGGATTGCCGTCTTGTTCCTCGGTTTGCTGCGCTGGACGAGCGAAACATGGGCATCACAAGGGCGGCTCATGTTCAGCGCCATTGCCCCGCTCAGCCTTTGGCTGGCAGTGGGGCTGTGGGGGTTGGGGCGTTTGACTCCGCTGCTCCATTGGCGCATCGGCTTTGTGGCGGGCTGGTGGTTTGCCGTCACCGCTATCTTTGCCCCGCTGGTCATTGCCCGCGCCTATGACGACCCCTATGCCGGGGAAGCCATTCCCTATTATTACGCTGTCGCACCCGCCTCAACCTTCAACACGGCAACCTTTCGAGAGCCGGGCAGCACCGCCCCCGCCATTGAACTGCGCTATTCTGGCAATTTCAAGGCTGCCCGTCCGGGGCAATATGTCACCTTTTGCGCCACCTTTGCCATCCGCCCCGGCTTTCACCTCACGCGGGATTGGAGTCTGTTTGTCCATGTTGAAACGCTCTCCGGCGTCATCCT
This genomic interval from Anaerolineales bacterium contains the following:
- a CDS encoding DUF2142 domain-containing protein, encoding MMNRLLKRPLPALLAAYLALATLYSIVTPVFEASDELWHYPMVRYMAQNSLGLPLQTPGVATTWRQEGSQPPLYYMMAALLTGWIDTSDMDSVRRINPHADIGVIVPDENANMTIHNPAVRGFPWRGTALAVHLARFLSVLLGAVTVLMTYRLAAELFPPPSFPPWLTLLAGVFTAFNPMFLFISGSVNNDNLANALAAALLVQIVRLLKRTDLPTLRELIWLGVLAGAGMLAKFNIGFLLPIIALALGMLALRRRDLRFFLRAALVTGGLTILIAGWWYLRNWQLYGDPTGLNVFIQIVGARPIPANAAQLWAERHTFLMSYWGFFGGVNVPLPDALYTGFNLIALIAVGGVLAVGIVSRHTLTEIAAPGRSALLFGRALTVGWIAVLFLGLLRWTSETWASQGRLMFSAIAPLSLWLAVGLWGLGRLTPLLHWRIGFVAGWWFAVTAIFAPLVIARAYDDPYAGEAIPYYYAVAPASTFNTATFREPGSTAPAIELRYSGNFKAARPGQYVTFCATFAIRPGFHLTRDWSLFVHVETLSGVILAQRDVYPGQGLWATSLLSTSPQRRWCNRIAVQIPDYAYVPTPIGLNNIRLFLGFYDLKTGERMPVHIQPAFGRPSEATRVQISTGRLDPRTAGAKTPNPMAVNFGGEIELIGYEVNPSSLTAAAGEAVEVTLYWRRLRPLTNDYRVFVQLLQPNTTNVFAASDAMPAGWSRPTTTWAEGEIIRDTHTLTIRPDAPPETWQIVAGAYLPGEAQTFQRLRIVTPDGGQAEDYVSLARFKILPSP